A region from the Bacillus sp. (in: firmicutes) genome encodes:
- a CDS encoding two-component system regulatory protein YycI encodes MDWSKTKTIFIIVFFILDIFLFVQFLDKRHASQLNMTKDASIEEKLKDNGIQYVELPSENTKGKYLTAKSKNFSDVNLEELPNQSITIQNGTTLLSIFDEPISVKENMEQEMIHTFLKTYVYQGGQYRFWKWDQEQNRLILYQEYNQKLFFKNVNGRLIVNLNDQNQIIGYEQTLLEDIQELANENILPAIRAIETIHQQGLIKADSKITKVELGYYTLVQLTESQVLTPTWHFVIEQGDTKKVEDIFVNAIEGQVFQVSEKQGIME; translated from the coding sequence GTGGACTGGAGTAAAACGAAGACGATCTTTATTATCGTTTTCTTTATTTTAGATATCTTTTTATTTGTTCAGTTTCTTGATAAGCGACATGCCAGTCAATTGAATATGACAAAAGATGCGTCCATTGAAGAAAAATTAAAAGACAATGGCATTCAATACGTCGAGCTCCCAAGTGAAAACACGAAAGGAAAGTATTTGACAGCGAAATCAAAAAATTTTTCGGATGTCAATTTGGAAGAATTACCAAATCAATCGATTACCATTCAAAACGGGACCACTCTTCTATCTATTTTTGACGAACCGATTTCAGTAAAGGAAAACATGGAGCAAGAAATGATTCATACGTTTTTAAAAACGTATGTTTATCAAGGAGGGCAATACCGGTTTTGGAAGTGGGATCAGGAACAAAATCGCCTCATCTTATACCAGGAATATAATCAAAAATTGTTTTTTAAAAACGTCAATGGACGTTTAATAGTAAATTTAAATGATCAAAATCAAATCATTGGGTACGAACAAACATTGCTCGAAGACATACAAGAACTCGCCAATGAAAACATTTTGCCAGCTATTCGGGCCATTGAAACGATTCATCAACAAGGATTAATAAAAGCCGATAGTAAAATAACCAAGGTTGAACTCGGGTACTATACGTTAGTACAATTAACAGAGTCACAAGTATTAACCCCAACATGGCACTTTGTGATTGAACAAGGAGATACGAAAAAAGTAGAAGATATTTTTGTTAATGCAATTGAAGGACAAGTGTTCCAAGTATCGGAAAAACAGGGGATAATGGAGTGA
- a CDS encoding MBL fold metallo-hydrolase, which translates to MSIRFSVLASGSTGNAIYVETEEHAFLVDAGLSGKQMEGLFQKIDRKIDQLTGILVTHEHSDHIKGLGVIARKYRLPIYANEKTWKAMDGLIGEIPIEQKFVFEMESVRSFGSLDIESFGVSHDAVEPMFYIFHHGGKKLVLITDTGYVSDRMKGTIKNADVFIFESNHDVDMLRMGRYPWSVKRRILSDVGHVSNEDAALAMSEVIGDKTKHIYLAHLSQDNNMKDLARMSVSQVLAQKGFVVGEQFSLHDTDPKIPTPLVAV; encoded by the coding sequence ATGTCGATACGATTTAGTGTACTAGCTAGTGGGAGTACAGGAAATGCAATATACGTGGAAACCGAAGAGCATGCTTTTTTAGTCGATGCTGGACTAAGCGGAAAGCAAATGGAAGGACTATTTCAAAAAATTGACCGAAAGATTGACCAATTAACAGGCATTTTAGTGACGCACGAACATAGTGATCACATTAAAGGACTAGGCGTGATAGCGCGAAAGTATCGCCTACCGATATACGCCAATGAAAAAACGTGGAAGGCGATGGACGGGTTAATTGGAGAAATACCGATCGAACAAAAATTCGTGTTTGAAATGGAATCTGTTCGTTCGTTTGGTTCACTCGATATCGAGTCATTTGGCGTGTCGCACGATGCGGTCGAGCCGATGTTTTATATTTTCCACCATGGTGGAAAAAAGCTCGTTCTGATTACGGACACGGGATATGTGAGCGACCGAATGAAAGGAACGATTAAAAATGCAGATGTGTTTATTTTTGAAAGCAACCATGATGTAGATATGCTTCGGATGGGTCGATATCCGTGGAGCGTGAAGCGGCGTATTTTAAGCGATGTCGGTCACGTTTCTAATGAAGATGCAGCTTTGGCGATGAGTGAAGTCATTGGTGACAAGACAAAGCACATTTATTTAGCGCATTTAAGCCAAGATAACAATATGAAAGATTTAGCCCGCATGAGTGTCAGCCAAGTGTTAGCTCAGAAAGGATTTGTAGTTGGTGAACAATTTTCTTTACATGATACGGACCCGAAAATACCGACTCCTCTCGTAGCAGTCTAA
- a CDS encoding trypsin-like peptidase domain-containing protein, with amino-acid sequence MGYYDDHYQGRNNETKSRKGGYLLASFVGVLLGAMLVIVALPQLVDLDVLPYQLDEQSQQTENGSNIPVQQFSYDITSDVTKAVEKTSAAVVGITNIQSANFWSIGDQQEAGTGSGVIYKKAGGKAYIVTNYHVIEGADQLEVTLEDGTKIPAVIRGGDIWTDLAVLEVDGSQIETVAEFGNSDLLKPGEPVMAIGNPLGLEFSGSVTQGIISGLERTIPVDLNGDGYEDWQAEVIQTDAAINPGNSGGALVNIAGQVVGINSMKIAQSAVEGIGFAIPINTAIPVIEDLERYGEVKRPAMGVTLRNVNEISAYHQQETLKLPKDVTEGVVIERIVPNSPAEHAGLQELDVIVELDGEKIDNILDLRKHLYIEKEVGDEMKVKFYRNGKLQETTIKLTDESSL; translated from the coding sequence ATGGGATATTACGATGACCATTATCAAGGCCGTAATAATGAAACAAAAAGCCGAAAAGGTGGCTATCTTCTCGCTAGTTTTGTTGGTGTTTTATTAGGGGCGATGCTTGTTATTGTCGCTCTCCCACAACTTGTAGACTTAGATGTTCTCCCATATCAATTAGATGAGCAGTCGCAACAAACGGAAAACGGATCCAATATTCCGGTTCAACAATTTTCCTATGATATAACGTCCGATGTGACTAAAGCGGTCGAAAAAACGAGTGCGGCCGTTGTCGGTATCACGAATATTCAATCCGCTAATTTTTGGTCGATTGGTGATCAACAAGAAGCGGGAACTGGTTCGGGTGTGATTTATAAAAAAGCGGGTGGAAAAGCGTATATCGTTACCAACTATCATGTGATTGAAGGCGCGGACCAACTTGAAGTAACGTTAGAAGACGGGACAAAAATTCCGGCGGTCATTCGCGGTGGTGATATTTGGACGGATTTAGCCGTTCTTGAAGTGGACGGCAGTCAAATCGAGACGGTCGCGGAATTCGGAAATTCTGATTTACTGAAACCAGGGGAGCCGGTCATGGCCATTGGGAACCCGCTTGGCTTAGAGTTTAGCGGCTCTGTTACGCAAGGAATCATCTCTGGTTTAGAGCGAACCATTCCGGTGGATTTAAACGGTGACGGCTATGAAGATTGGCAAGCGGAAGTAATCCAAACCGATGCCGCCATTAACCCCGGAAATAGCGGTGGGGCGTTAGTGAACATTGCCGGTCAAGTCGTTGGTATTAACTCCATGAAAATTGCCCAATCCGCTGTCGAAGGAATTGGCTTCGCGATACCAATTAATACGGCTATTCCGGTTATCGAAGACTTAGAACGATACGGAGAGGTCAAACGCCCAGCGATGGGAGTCACCCTACGGAACGTAAACGAAATTTCTGCGTACCATCAACAGGAAACGCTCAAATTACCGAAAGATGTGACAGAAGGTGTCGTCATTGAGCGAATCGTACCAAATTCACCAGCTGAGCATGCAGGTTTACAAGAGCTGGATGTCATCGTAGAACTTGATGGCGAAAAAATCGACAACATCTTAGATTTACGTAAGCATCTTTACATTGAAAAAGAAGTCGGAGACGAGATGAAGGTCAAATTTTACCGAAATGGAAAACTTCAAGAAACGACGATTAAGCTAACGGATGAATCTTCACTATAA
- a CDS encoding CxxH/CxxC protein, translating to MIFTCKEHVELALDVIVDEYETAPHLTELPEEKKLSTTCEYCENHAEYMVAN from the coding sequence ATGATTTTTACGTGCAAAGAACATGTCGAACTTGCCTTAGATGTCATTGTTGACGAATACGAAACGGCACCACATTTAACAGAGCTTCCTGAGGAAAAAAAGTTATCAACAACCTGTGAATATTGTGAGAATCACGCTGAATATATGGTGGCGAACTAA
- the rlmH gene encoding 23S rRNA (pseudouridine(1915)-N(3))-methyltransferase RlmH encodes MNISIISVGKLKEKYLKQGINEYTKRLSAYAKVDIIEVPDEKAPEQLSETEVEIVKKKEGERILAKIHSDTYVIALAIEGKMKSSEELAESLDKLATYGKSKIAFVIGGSLGLHKDVMQRANEALSFSKMTFPHQLMRLILLEQIYRAFRINRGEPYHK; translated from the coding sequence GTGAATATTTCCATCATCTCTGTCGGAAAACTAAAAGAAAAATATTTAAAACAAGGAATTAACGAATATACGAAGCGTCTGTCGGCCTACGCCAAAGTGGACATCATCGAAGTGCCTGACGAAAAAGCACCTGAACAACTGAGCGAAACAGAAGTGGAGATCGTTAAAAAGAAAGAAGGAGAGCGCATTTTAGCCAAAATCCATTCAGATACATATGTCATTGCTCTGGCCATTGAAGGAAAAATGAAATCATCGGAAGAACTTGCCGAATCCTTAGACAAACTAGCCACCTACGGCAAAAGTAAAATAGCTTTTGTCATCGGTGGCTCGCTTGGCCTTCACAAAGACGTTATGCAACGAGCGAACGAAGCTCTCTCCTTTAGCAAAATGACCTTCCCCCACCAACTCATGCGTCTCATCTTGCTGGAGCAAATTTACCGTGCGTTCCGGATTAATCGGGGGGAACCGTATCACAAATAG
- a CDS encoding vanadium-dependent haloperoxidase translates to MSYRKGVKLLKFKKACLIGPLSPCKRRRKAFKIRKSAALFYKKLPLLSHRCNGDEINFPNKIANFSKGLPHNNLGEVDLDAYNKYIKALKSGNPDDFENIPLGGERKLVNPQAAYAFELVGPDSHQLPLPPPPSFNSAEIAGEMVELYWQALTRDVPFNEYNTNPLTIAAANELSSLSDFRGPKFDGKVTPGTLFRDNLPGALVGPYISQFLWKDIPYVSTKIVQRYRTTIAGDDHLTSYNEWLAVQNGSPPLRSNVYDSTPRYIRNGRDLGEYVHNDLSVESGLTACLILLSFGSQSWDPANPYLSSDTQVGFSTFGPPHFLDFVTRAARPALEAAWFQKWLVHRRLRPEEFGGRIHNQLMGNVNYDINKEVLESEAVSRTFDKFCTYLLPQAYAEGCPTHPSYPAGHATFIGAMVTMLKAFFDESFVIPDPVVASSDGLSLESFQGPPLTVGGELNKFAYNIANGRNAAGIHYRTSGINGLQLGESVAIGILRDYRATYNETFEGFSLTKFDGTTITI, encoded by the coding sequence ATGTCATATAGAAAAGGAGTGAAACTATTGAAATTTAAGAAAGCTTGTTTAATAGGGCCTTTGTCGCCTTGTAAACGACGACGAAAGGCTTTTAAAATCCGTAAGAGTGCAGCATTATTCTATAAAAAGCTTCCATTGTTGAGCCACCGCTGTAACGGAGATGAAATAAATTTTCCAAATAAAATCGCTAATTTTTCAAAAGGGTTGCCGCATAATAACCTCGGCGAGGTAGATCTTGATGCTTATAACAAGTATATTAAGGCATTAAAGTCTGGTAATCCCGATGATTTTGAAAATATCCCACTTGGCGGTGAAAGAAAGCTTGTTAATCCACAAGCGGCTTATGCATTTGAATTAGTTGGACCTGATAGTCACCAATTGCCCCTACCGCCGCCGCCATCCTTTAATAGTGCAGAAATAGCTGGTGAAATGGTTGAACTTTACTGGCAAGCACTTACGCGAGATGTTCCTTTCAACGAATATAATACTAACCCTTTAACGATTGCAGCAGCAAATGAACTATCTAGCTTATCTGATTTTCGAGGGCCTAAGTTCGATGGTAAAGTTACTCCTGGGACTTTATTTCGAGACAATCTCCCTGGAGCATTGGTAGGACCATACATTTCACAATTTCTTTGGAAGGACATCCCTTATGTATCGACAAAGATTGTCCAACGCTATCGTACAACGATAGCTGGGGATGACCATTTAACCTCATATAATGAATGGTTAGCTGTTCAGAATGGCTCTCCACCACTTAGATCCAACGTTTACGATTCTACACCTCGATACATTCGAAATGGACGAGACTTAGGCGAATATGTTCACAACGATTTATCTGTAGAAAGTGGGTTAACCGCTTGTTTAATTCTTCTCAGTTTTGGTAGTCAGTCATGGGACCCAGCTAATCCTTATCTCAGTTCTGATACACAGGTCGGCTTTTCAACCTTTGGGCCGCCTCATTTTTTAGATTTTGTGACAAGAGCAGCCCGTCCGGCCTTAGAAGCAGCCTGGTTTCAAAAATGGCTTGTCCACCGTCGTCTTCGTCCGGAGGAATTTGGCGGACGTATTCACAACCAATTGATGGGGAATGTTAACTATGATATTAATAAAGAAGTGCTAGAATCAGAGGCAGTATCAAGAACTTTTGACAAATTTTGCACATACCTGCTTCCTCAGGCTTATGCAGAAGGCTGTCCGACACATCCATCCTATCCTGCCGGCCACGCGACTTTTATTGGGGCGATGGTAACAATGCTTAAGGCGTTCTTTGACGAATCATTCGTTATTCCTGATCCTGTCGTAGCAAGCAGCGACGGGCTGTCCTTAGAATCATTTCAAGGACCGCCTCTCACTGTTGGTGGTGAATTGAATAAATTTGCCTATAATATTGCGAATGGACGGAACGCAGCTGGTATTCACTATCGTACCAGTGGTATCAATGGTTTACAACTTGGAGAATCGGTAGCTATTGGAATCCTACGAGATTACAGGGCCACTTATAATGAGACATTCGAGGGATTCTCCCTTACAAAGTTTGACGGTACCACTATAACAATCTAA
- a CDS encoding spermidine synthase — MGLNQLYWIAIGAGLVLLVETLGWLYWRYWGAGSIRDYVSEEEEPDGDYRIIRKINTPVQRIALVEHQGQMLLYGNGDVMFGTTEDDDLYAEALIHVPMVIAGKRERILIIGGGGGITTREALRYPDVKEITTVDADPLMMDFGKNLDALVKFNEGSLNHPKVRTVVEDGRVFVENTTEKWDAIFLDIPEPSKECPALSRLFSWEFFRLLKERLEPDGVINVSCPSLAKIPEYFWSVQATLMAAGFYVLPYHFDVIVEYEDDYGFCMATNRQVSIEDISIPFPTRFLSPERLRDMFHIPYNYSKRWSNYRIQTDSNMVLANIVDDAWAD; from the coding sequence ATGGGTTTAAACCAACTATATTGGATTGCCATAGGTGCCGGTTTAGTGCTTCTCGTTGAAACCCTGGGCTGGCTCTATTGGCGTTATTGGGGTGCCGGTTCCATTCGAGATTATGTATCGGAAGAAGAGGAGCCCGATGGGGATTACCGCATTATCCGCAAGATCAATACGCCTGTCCAGCGAATCGCCTTGGTCGAACATCAAGGACAAATGCTGCTCTACGGCAACGGAGATGTGATGTTTGGTACCACTGAGGACGATGATTTGTATGCAGAAGCATTAATTCACGTGCCTATGGTAATAGCCGGGAAAAGAGAGCGGATTCTCATCATTGGTGGCGGTGGGGGAATTACAACAAGGGAGGCGCTACGCTATCCTGATGTGAAGGAAATAACTACTGTTGACGCAGACCCGTTGATGATGGATTTCGGCAAAAATTTAGATGCCCTTGTTAAATTCAATGAAGGATCTTTGAATCACCCAAAAGTGCGTACGGTAGTAGAAGACGGGCGGGTATTCGTTGAAAATACCACGGAAAAGTGGGATGCAATCTTCTTGGATATTCCCGAGCCGAGCAAAGAATGTCCAGCACTCAGTCGCCTTTTTAGTTGGGAATTTTTTAGGCTTCTTAAGGAACGACTGGAACCGGATGGAGTGATTAATGTCTCTTGTCCTTCGTTAGCCAAGATACCTGAGTACTTTTGGAGTGTTCAGGCAACCTTGATGGCTGCAGGATTTTATGTATTGCCGTATCATTTTGATGTCATTGTGGAATATGAAGACGACTATGGATTTTGTATGGCAACAAATAGGCAAGTGTCTATAGAAGATATATCCATACCATTTCCCACCCGCTTCTTATCCCCGGAGAGACTTCGGGATATGTTCCACATTCCTTATAATTATTCCAAGAGGTGGTCGAATTATAGAATTCAAACGGATAGCAACATGGTTCTTGCTAATATTGTGGATGATGCTTGGGCTGATTAA
- a CDS encoding spermidine synthase: MIDSLQPDSYRGDEYDLIELQQLLKSPHRIIFKGTSPYQDVLLIESKNLRLYWNEHLEMNSLDERIYHEALVHPALHLSNRHNRVLIIGEECGLALREVLKYPRVNHVSLVAISPETLYAAQKTPEITELNEGSLFDKRVHIYESDIHEFLRTEQQPFNVIIADLPDPETEELSQFYTKEFFRQLTNKLSDDGILVCQSSSPEDTPLIYWSISKTLESESLHTLSYHVNVPWFGDCGFHLAGKEALIWEEGSKIDVPNRSLPYDLTSWFTFPPHVMSVKDQAIINSLECLTLHKFYAASGVDTIPTKGRSVFYDLQHRDQVKDANTEELIELRHLLSSSHRILYDGGTEGDNVLIFETSDVRLYLDKQLQFSSLDEQFYHEALVHPALAMVQKRERILIVGGGDGLAIREILKYPDVKHIDLVDLDPLILHMASNVPEVVALNEGSLHEKRVAIHQQDIQDFKKEKRDPYDVIIVDLPDPGDEILSRLYTVEFFGQLSNLLSKDGILVCQSHSPEYAPLVFWSIGLTLKGSGLHILSYQTEVPSFGDWGFHLAAKKPLLLEKREISVPNRTLPKNLFSLFTFSPKVLSILAHSQINTLSNLKLHLFYRQELLSNLQQSD; this comes from the coding sequence TTGATTGATAGTCTTCAACCGGATTCCTATCGTGGTGATGAATATGACCTGATTGAACTGCAGCAATTATTGAAAAGTCCTCACCGAATCATCTTTAAAGGGACCAGTCCATACCAGGACGTCCTGTTAATAGAATCAAAGAATTTACGCTTGTACTGGAACGAGCATTTAGAAATGAATTCATTGGATGAACGGATCTATCACGAAGCTCTTGTTCATCCGGCCCTGCATTTATCTAATCGACACAATCGAGTTTTGATCATCGGCGAAGAATGTGGTTTGGCATTACGTGAAGTCCTTAAATACCCAAGGGTTAACCATGTCAGTCTAGTCGCCATATCCCCTGAAACGCTTTATGCCGCACAGAAAACTCCTGAGATCACTGAACTTAACGAAGGCTCCTTGTTTGATAAGCGCGTTCATATTTACGAAAGCGACATTCATGAATTCCTAAGGACGGAGCAACAGCCGTTTAATGTAATCATTGCTGATCTTCCAGATCCGGAAACGGAGGAACTGAGCCAATTCTATACGAAGGAGTTTTTTCGCCAATTAACCAATAAACTAAGCGATGATGGGATCCTGGTTTGCCAGTCCTCATCGCCGGAAGATACTCCTTTGATATATTGGAGTATTTCCAAAACACTGGAAAGCGAATCCCTTCACACGCTTAGCTACCATGTCAACGTACCTTGGTTTGGAGATTGCGGATTTCACCTGGCTGGAAAGGAAGCCCTGATCTGGGAGGAAGGAAGCAAAATCGATGTCCCGAACCGTTCACTCCCTTATGATCTAACGTCATGGTTTACATTTCCGCCGCACGTTATGTCAGTCAAGGATCAAGCGATTATCAACTCATTAGAATGCCTGACTTTACACAAGTTTTATGCCGCAAGTGGAGTGGACACCATTCCCACAAAGGGACGCAGCGTATTTTATGACCTCCAACATAGGGATCAGGTCAAGGACGCGAATACGGAAGAATTGATAGAACTTCGTCATCTGCTCTCCAGTTCCCATCGTATTCTATACGATGGCGGTACAGAGGGAGATAACGTGTTAATTTTTGAGACGAGCGATGTAAGGCTATATCTGGATAAGCAGCTGCAGTTCAGTTCTTTGGATGAGCAATTTTATCATGAGGCCCTTGTTCATCCGGCGCTAGCCATGGTCCAAAAACGGGAACGCATCCTTATCGTCGGCGGCGGGGATGGGCTTGCCATTCGCGAAATTCTCAAATACCCTGATGTGAAGCACATTGACCTAGTAGATCTTGATCCATTGATACTACACATGGCCAGTAATGTACCGGAGGTCGTTGCCCTGAACGAAGGCTCTCTCCATGAGAAACGCGTAGCGATTCATCAGCAAGATATCCAGGATTTCAAAAAAGAAAAAAGGGATCCGTATGATGTTATAATTGTGGACCTGCCCGATCCAGGTGATGAAATACTAAGCCGCTTATATACCGTAGAGTTCTTTGGCCAATTATCAAACCTTCTAAGCAAAGACGGTATCCTTGTCTGTCAATCCCATTCGCCGGAGTATGCTCCATTAGTATTCTGGAGCATCGGATTAACACTTAAAGGTTCAGGGCTGCATATCCTCAGCTACCAAACCGAAGTCCCTTCATTCGGAGATTGGGGATTCCACTTGGCAGCAAAAAAGCCACTGCTCTTAGAAAAAAGGGAAATATCCGTCCCGAATCGTACTCTACCTAAAAACCTGTTCTCCTTATTTACATTCTCACCTAAAGTTCTGTCAATTTTGGCTCATTCACAGATAAATACCCTGTCTAACCTAAAATTGCACCTATTTTATAGACAAGAACTACTCAGCAACTTACAACAGTCAGACTGA
- a CDS encoding CPBP family intramembrane metalloprotease, translating into MHWRRIVIHSLMLIIIFLVSAIMVNPLTDGIKNDTIRVVVKEFIRIGFTIGMFWLYARMLLKKSSAYFRIHKPFKTSIIWVFVGLAMPLTVIVFYVLTQFVVFEKQEQLSLETALSIIIGAIITAFSAGVIEELLFRGYLFKLIEDKWNVVSAVCVTAIVFSALHLLTVSGLQLVDVCLVLIAVSLVGIMLSLIVYKTGNVWNSVVVHIIWNFFMNPKMVQFAPQEGRSHSSLVMLQFKSDSIWITGGTFGIEVALPVVVLYVLIIAGLGFCKTGVRNNSITY; encoded by the coding sequence ATGCACTGGAGAAGAATAGTGATTCATAGCTTGATGTTAATTATTATATTTTTGGTATCTGCCATTATGGTGAATCCGCTAACTGACGGGATTAAAAACGATACAATACGAGTTGTGGTCAAAGAATTCATACGTATTGGATTTACTATCGGAATGTTTTGGTTGTATGCGAGGATGCTCTTAAAAAAATCGAGTGCATATTTTCGTATACATAAACCGTTCAAGACGAGCATAATATGGGTTTTCGTTGGTTTAGCAATGCCACTTACAGTTATTGTATTTTATGTACTTACACAATTCGTCGTTTTTGAAAAGCAAGAACAACTTTCTCTGGAAACTGCGTTATCGATTATCATTGGTGCAATCATTACAGCATTCTCCGCCGGGGTGATCGAAGAACTTTTGTTCCGTGGATATTTGTTTAAGCTGATCGAAGACAAATGGAATGTGGTTAGCGCTGTTTGTGTAACTGCTATCGTGTTCAGTGCTCTTCACTTACTTACGGTAAGTGGGCTACAGTTGGTTGATGTTTGCTTAGTCCTTATCGCTGTCAGCTTGGTTGGTATTATGTTATCGCTTATTGTTTATAAGACAGGGAATGTATGGAATTCAGTCGTGGTGCATATTATTTGGAACTTTTTTATGAACCCAAAAATGGTACAATTTGCTCCGCAGGAAGGCAGAAGCCATTCATCCCTTGTAATGCTCCAGTTTAAATCAGATAGTATTTGGATTACGGGCGGTACTTTTGGTATCGAAGTGGCTCTTCCTGTTGTCGTGCTGTATGTGCTAATAATTGCTGGGCTCGGTTTTTGCAAAACAGGTGTTAGGAATAATTCAATCACTTATTAA
- a CDS encoding ParM/StbA family protein — MSISRIAAIDVGNDCVKALFGKAIGKADYELYIPNVIARDIEDRPVIGIEDLNDKDPLDGIHIRVHSPALKENNVIYRVGNLATKSDNANELDPGSSKSEEDQTLVMLFASLALDAARNENSEFFKKNNNVIDANYTLGTGLPLREVKEGKDVGYRARLLSSVHQVEFLVTPKYQGLKVNIKFDQVKVYPEGFAAFINLVMDNDLNIINRDLIDKRILIQDIGGLSTDIAVIKNRNVDDDKAQGFNIGVSESLEAIREEIRTKHGVELDSRRDVVEIITRKNDRNHIMVKGSRTNVHDIVDRILLELAKKQYRILRNVWSKNSQTEICYFVGGGSIVLKDYIKALNNSLDGYNIEFFEDEKESIWMMANAYYKLISEFIRKNNKELKGKEAEKQTVKK; from the coding sequence ATGAGTATTTCTAGAATTGCAGCGATTGATGTAGGAAATGATTGTGTTAAGGCGTTATTTGGAAAGGCTATTGGAAAGGCTGATTATGAACTATACATTCCCAACGTAATTGCAAGAGACATAGAAGATAGACCTGTAATCGGCATAGAAGATTTAAATGATAAAGATCCATTGGATGGTATTCACATTCGAGTTCACTCACCAGCTTTAAAAGAAAATAATGTGATTTATCGTGTTGGGAATTTAGCAACGAAATCTGATAATGCAAATGAATTAGATCCAGGCAGTAGTAAGTCTGAAGAAGATCAAACATTAGTGATGCTGTTTGCATCTTTGGCATTAGACGCAGCAAGAAACGAAAATTCTGAATTTTTCAAAAAGAATAATAATGTTATTGATGCAAATTATACGCTTGGTACTGGCTTGCCTCTTCGTGAAGTGAAAGAAGGAAAAGATGTAGGATATCGAGCACGGCTATTAAGTTCAGTTCATCAAGTGGAGTTTTTAGTAACCCCGAAATATCAAGGGTTAAAGGTAAATATAAAATTTGACCAAGTAAAGGTATATCCTGAGGGATTTGCTGCCTTTATTAACTTAGTAATGGACAATGATTTAAACATTATAAATAGAGATTTAATAGATAAAAGAATACTTATTCAGGATATTGGTGGATTATCCACTGATATAGCCGTCATCAAAAACCGGAATGTGGACGATGATAAAGCACAGGGTTTTAATATTGGAGTATCTGAATCATTAGAAGCCATCAGAGAAGAAATTAGAACGAAGCATGGGGTAGAATTAGACAGTAGGAGAGATGTCGTTGAAATCATAACGAGGAAAAATGATAGAAATCACATCATGGTAAAAGGCAGCCGGACAAATGTCCATGATATTGTAGATCGAATTCTTTTAGAATTAGCAAAGAAACAATATCGCATCTTACGTAATGTTTGGTCAAAAAATTCCCAAACTGAAATCTGCTATTTTGTAGGTGGCGGATCAATAGTGTTGAAGGATTACATCAAAGCTTTAAATAATAGTTTAGATGGTTACAATATTGAATTTTTCGAAGATGAAAAAGAAAGTATTTGGATGATGGCAAATGCTTATTATAAGTTAATCTCTGAATTTATTAGAAAAAATAATAAAGAACTAAAAGGTAAAGAGGCGGAAAAACAAACAGTAAAAAAATAG
- a CDS encoding DinB family protein, with product MNEQSLFSQYEFVRQGILRTINDVTEEMAKEIPGGFPHNILWQIGHVYVSLEQIVFHFAGEQVNLPEGYAELFSRGTSPADWKTEPPTLETLRLQLSDQMDRLKQTFANRLDEKIAQPFKAGPLKLDTIGELVLFSLFHESEHVGGIKGLKNGLKILEKNK from the coding sequence ATGAACGAACAAAGTTTGTTTTCTCAGTACGAATTCGTACGCCAAGGGATTTTACGGACAATTAATGATGTAACGGAAGAGATGGCCAAAGAAATTCCTGGAGGTTTCCCGCATAACATCCTTTGGCAAATCGGTCACGTTTATGTATCTCTCGAACAAATTGTCTTCCACTTTGCAGGTGAACAAGTAAATTTACCTGAAGGATATGCTGAACTATTTTCGAGAGGAACGAGCCCTGCAGATTGGAAAACGGAACCACCTACTTTAGAAACGCTTCGCTTACAACTTTCGGATCAAATGGACCGTTTGAAACAAACGTTTGCTAATCGCTTAGATGAAAAAATTGCTCAACCATTTAAAGCTGGGCCATTGAAACTAGATACGATTGGTGAATTGGTATTATTTTCCTTATTCCATGAAAGTGAGCATGTTGGGGGCATTAAAGGATTAAAAAACGGATTAAAAATTCTCGAAAAAAATAAATAA